A window of the Agromyces mariniharenae genome harbors these coding sequences:
- a CDS encoding ATP-binding cassette domain-containing protein — protein sequence MTSVSRSEHDDEAPEGTGTGVSAEGGTSSAPRAPRGASKRTTRSTTPKSDAAAASRTARSSAARGTASKTAASRAAATEGAPARPGTSSRPESSGETPSTTARKASTAKNTAAKSSAAKSAASKSAASKTPASKPAASRSAASRANTAKTTASTAPATEATTPEADATTAKAPAAERTTTKRTTSAAAPTEPADSAQADAAAEPNETTGSKRTAASRAASSKAASARGEATKTARAARASAASSQRTRAAAAASTKRQAQRVAASLTTETTAAERATRKPGSAAPVPPTTDAGAAEGTVDETTRERPIARSTAGRAAAAVAAAAIADDAIAEPAPTAPRAPESNGGENPTAAAASVSEATAIDAPATEAPSTETPAAEAPADPVVEADPAATVVAEPATEEPAAPVVEAEADPVAEDAPVTEDIAAAAPEAVEPASVEASDAALTLDEALADAAGVEVAGTDVSTEIGSAAVAGAALDGDGASADATGEQAVAVIPAPRKPAPRKKRTLRVARPAPAADAPRVLEIQGLVKRFGDTTAVDGISLDVRTGSFYGIVGPNGAGKTTTLSMVTGLLRPDAGTVRIHGVDAWGDPRAAKRLTGALPDRLRLFDRLTGAQLLYYSGALRGLDDRTVRDRSADLIAAFGLEDAIDRLVADYSAGMTKKIALACAMIHAPRLLVLDEPFESVDPVSAANLTDILERFVEGGGTVLLSSHGMDLIERVCDSAAIIVGGRVLASGTLDEVRAGQTLEDRFVELAGGRKAAEGMEWLHSFSD from the coding sequence ACCGGCACGGGGGTGTCCGCCGAAGGGGGAACGTCCAGCGCGCCGCGCGCGCCGCGAGGGGCGTCGAAGCGCACGACGCGCTCGACGACCCCGAAGTCGGATGCCGCGGCCGCGTCGCGCACCGCCCGCTCCTCCGCCGCGCGGGGAACGGCCTCCAAGACGGCCGCGTCGCGCGCCGCCGCGACCGAGGGCGCTCCGGCCCGCCCCGGCACGAGCTCGCGACCCGAGTCGTCGGGCGAGACCCCGAGCACGACCGCGCGCAAGGCGTCCACGGCGAAGAACACCGCCGCGAAGTCGTCAGCGGCGAAGTCGGCCGCGTCGAAGTCGGCGGCGTCGAAGACGCCTGCTTCGAAGCCCGCCGCGTCGAGGTCGGCGGCGTCACGCGCGAACACTGCGAAGACCACTGCCTCGACGGCGCCTGCGACCGAGGCGACCACGCCCGAGGCCGACGCGACGACCGCGAAGGCGCCGGCTGCCGAGCGCACCACCACCAAGCGCACGACGTCGGCCGCCGCACCGACCGAACCGGCCGACTCCGCGCAGGCGGATGCCGCGGCGGAGCCGAACGAGACCACGGGTTCGAAGCGCACTGCGGCATCGCGTGCCGCTTCCTCGAAGGCCGCGTCCGCCCGCGGCGAGGCCACGAAGACGGCGCGGGCCGCGCGCGCGTCGGCCGCCTCGTCCCAGCGCACCCGAGCGGCCGCGGCCGCGAGCACGAAGCGCCAGGCGCAGCGCGTCGCGGCGTCGTTGACCACCGAGACCACGGCTGCCGAGCGCGCGACCCGCAAGCCCGGATCCGCGGCGCCGGTCCCGCCCACCACCGACGCCGGCGCCGCCGAGGGCACCGTCGACGAGACCACGCGCGAGCGTCCGATCGCACGCAGCACCGCCGGCCGCGCAGCGGCGGCCGTCGCGGCGGCCGCCATCGCCGACGACGCGATCGCGGAGCCCGCGCCCACGGCGCCGCGCGCGCCGGAATCGAACGGGGGCGAGAACCCGACGGCGGCCGCGGCATCCGTCAGCGAGGCGACCGCGATCGACGCTCCCGCCACCGAGGCGCCTTCCACTGAGACGCCCGCTGCCGAGGCGCCCGCCGACCCGGTCGTCGAGGCCGACCCGGCCGCGACTGTCGTGGCGGAGCCCGCGACCGAGGAGCCCGCCGCCCCGGTCGTCGAGGCCGAGGCCGATCCGGTCGCGGAGGACGCACCGGTCACGGAGGACATCGCGGCTGCCGCGCCCGAGGCCGTCGAGCCGGCTTCCGTCGAGGCATCCGATGCCGCGCTCACGCTCGACGAGGCGCTCGCCGACGCCGCGGGCGTGGAGGTCGCCGGCACCGACGTGAGCACTGAGATCGGGAGCGCCGCGGTCGCGGGTGCCGCGCTCGACGGCGACGGGGCATCCGCCGACGCGACGGGCGAGCAGGCCGTGGCCGTGATCCCGGCGCCCCGCAAGCCCGCGCCGCGCAAGAAGCGCACGCTGCGCGTGGCGCGTCCCGCCCCGGCGGCCGACGCTCCGCGCGTGCTCGAGATCCAGGGCCTCGTGAAGCGGTTCGGCGACACCACCGCGGTCGACGGCATCTCGCTCGACGTGCGCACGGGGTCGTTCTACGGCATCGTCGGGCCCAACGGCGCCGGCAAGACCACGACGCTCTCGATGGTGACCGGCCTGCTGCGCCCCGACGCGGGCACCGTGCGGATCCACGGCGTCGACGCGTGGGGCGACCCGCGCGCGGCGAAGCGCCTGACGGGCGCGCTGCCCGACCGCCTCCGCCTGTTCGACCGCCTGACGGGCGCACAGCTGCTCTACTACTCGGGCGCGCTCCGCGGGCTCGACGACCGCACGGTGCGCGATCGCAGCGCCGACCTCATCGCCGCGTTCGGCCTCGAGGACGCGATCGACCGCCTCGTGGCCGACTACTCGGCGGGCATGACCAAGAAGATCGCGCTCGCCTGCGCGATGATCCACGCGCCGCGGCTGCTGGTGCTCGACGAGCCGTTCGAGTCGGTCGACCCGGTGTCGGCCGCGAACCTCACCGACATCCTCGAGCGCTTCGTGGAGGGCGGTGGCACCGTGCTGCTGTCGAGCCACGGCATGGACCTCATCGAGCGCGTGTGCGACTCCGCGGCGATCATCGTCGGCGGCCGGGTGCTGGCATCCGGAACCCTCGACGAGGTGCGCGCCGGACAGACCCTCGAAGACCGCTTCGTCGAGCTCGCCGGCGGACGCAAGGCAGCGGAAGGCATGGAATGGTTGCACAGTTTCTCCGACTGA